The sequence TCATGTAGCTGAGCAATTTACAGGAATGCCAGGTAAATTTGTTAAAATTGAAGACACTATTAAAGGCTTTAACATGATTCTTGATGGTGAAGTTGACAAATATCCTGAAAATGCATTTTTGCTTGTTGGTACTATAGAAGAAGCTATTGAGAAAGGTGAAAAACTACTTAAAGAAGCTGAATAAAATGTATCTTGAAATTATATCACCTGAGAATGTTCTTTTTGAAGGAGAAGTGAGAAGTGTAAAACTCCCCGGAGAAGAAGGCTATTTTGAAATTTTGGATAATCATGCTCCTATAATTGCACTACTGAAAGAAGGTGAAATTAGAATCATTAAAGATGATGGCGAAAAGGAATTTTACGATACCGACTCAGGTTTTGTGGAAGTAGTGAAAAACAAAGTAATTGTTTTGATTTAAGAACTATTTATTTGTTTAAACGCAGAGTCGCAGAAACGCAGAGAAAAAAGTCAACCCTATTCAGGCAAGCACAAAGCACATCCTGTATCTTGCATCCTGTATCCTGCATCTTGT comes from Bacteroidota bacterium and encodes:
- the atpC gene encoding ATP synthase F1 subunit epsilon, whose product is MYLEIISPENVLFEGEVRSVKLPGEEGYFEILDNHAPIIALLKEGEIRIIKDDGEKEFYDTDSGFVEVVKNKVIVLI